A window of the Cololabis saira isolate AMF1-May2022 chromosome 19, fColSai1.1, whole genome shotgun sequence genome harbors these coding sequences:
- the anxa11b gene encoding annexin A11b, which yields MSYPGYPSQSGGYPPQAGGYPPQAGAYPPQSGGYPPAAGGYPPAAGGYPPAAGGYPPAAGGYPPQAGGYPPQAGGYPPAAGGYPPAAGGYPPAAGGYPPAAGGFPPQAGGYPAPAGGFPSQPPQAGGYPAQPGAGGYPSMPPSGGGWGAAPGGYGAPGGAPQGYPAGPAPGQPMPGNPGAPATQPGYGGGVPSNPQAPPVHKGYRGSIKDYPGADPLRDVEVLRKAMKGFGTDENAIIELLGSRTNKQRVPMVAAFKTTYGKDLIHDVKSELTGNFEKLVLSMLKSPAHFDATELRDAIKGAGTDEACLIEIFSSRTNADIVEINRIYKAEYGKSLEDSISSDTSGHFRRLLISLCQGNRDERETVDISMAKQDAQKLYAAGENKVGTDESQFNAILCARSKPHLRAVFQEYQHMCGRDIEKSICREMSGDVESGMVAVVKCIKNTPLYFAERLHKAMAGAGTKDTTLIRIMISRSEIDMLDIRQEYLKKYGKSLYTGISGDTSGDYKKLLLKLCGGSD from the exons ATGAGTTACCCAGGATACCCCTCACAGTCTGGTGGCTACCCCCCACAGGCAGGGGGCTACCCACCACAAGCTGGGGCGTATCCACCCCAATCGGGTGGCTACCCTCCGGCGGCAGGCGGCTACCCGCCAGCAGCAGGCGGCTATCCTCCAGCAGCAGGCGGCTACCCCCCAGCAGCGGGAGGTTACCCCCCACAGGCAGGCGGTTACCCCCCTCAGGCTGGCGGTTACCCTCCCGCAGCAGGCGGCTACCCTCCTGCAGCGGGCGGCTACCCTCCCGCAGCGGGCGGCTACCCTCCAGCAGCAGGGGGCTTCCCTCCCCAGGCCGGTGGCTATCCCGCTCCGGCTGGAGGCTTTCCTTCCCAGCCTCCTCAGGCTGGTGGATACCCAGCACAACCTGGAGCAGGAGGCTACCCCTCCATGCCTCCATCAG gtGGAGGCTGGGGTGCAGCACCAGGTGGCTATGGAGCG CCTGGAGGAGCTCCGCAGGGATACCCAGCGGGTCCTGCCCCTGGCCAGCCCATGCCGGGTAATCCCGGAGCCCCTGCAACTCAACCTGGATATGGAGGTGGAGTCCCATCCAACCCCCAGGCACCACCCGTTCAT aaaggATACAGAGGATCCATTAAAGATTATCCAGGTGCAGATCCACTGAGGGATGTTGAAGTTCTCAGAAAAGCCATGAAGGGTTTTG GCACCGATGAAAATGCTATCATCGAGCTCTTGGGAAGTCGCACCAACAAACAGAGGGTGCCGATGGTAGCAGCCTTCAAAACTACTTACGGGAAG GATTTAATCCATGATGTGAAGTCTGAGCTCACTGGAAACTTTGAGAAGCTGGTTCTTTCCATGTTGAAGAGCCCAGCGCACTTCGACGCAACTGAACTCAGAGATGCTATAAAG GGTGCAGGAACAGATGAAGCCTGCTTGATTGAGATTTTCTCATCCCGTACCAATGCAGATATTGTTGAGATCAACAGAATTTACAAAGCTG AGTATGGGAAAAGCCTGGAAGACTCCATCAGCAGTGACACCTCTGGTCACTTCCGGAGACTCCTGATCTCTCTCTGTCAG GGAAATCGTGATGAAAGGGAGACTGTCGACATCTCTATGGCTAAGCAGGATGCTCAG AAACTATATGCTGCTGGGGAAAATAAGGTGGGGACTGACGAGTCTCAGTTTAATGCCATCCTGTGTGCTCGGAGCAAGCCTCACCTTCGGGCAG TTTTCCAAGAGTACCAGCACATGTGTGGAAGGGACATCGAGAAGAGTATCTGCAGGGAAATGTCTGGAGATGTGGAATCTGGCATGGTGGCTGTCG TGAAATGCATCAAGAACACCCCTCTCTACTTTGCAGAGAGGCTCCACAAGGCCATGGCG GGAGCAGGGACTAAGGACACAACCCTCATCCGTATCATGATCTCCCGCTCTGAGATCGACATGTTGGACATCAGACAGGAGTATTTGAAGAAATATGGAAAGTCACTGTACACCGGCATCTCT GGAGATACTTCTGGGGATTATAAGAAACTGCTGTTGAAGTTGTGCGGCGGAAGCGACTAG